In Pseudobdellovibrionaceae bacterium, the sequence GGCGGCCCGAGCCGTAAAGGTGAAAGCGGGGCGCAATTTCGGCCCGCGCGCCAAAATCGAAGTCCGTCGTCGCGAAGGACGAGCCCGAGTTCAACTTCGTGAAGGTATTGCCGGATTTCTCGAAATTGCCCTCGGTTTTGGCGTAGCTCGCCTCCAGCTTGATGTCGATGCGTTCGGGAGTGCCGAATTTAAAGTCATCATAGGGCGCCGAATGGGCGATGGAGGTCGCGGTTGAGGCGACAAGCGTCACGGCCAGGACGGCTGGTCCAAGTCTGTTCATTCTCATGCGTTATCCACCTGACAAAAATGGGATTGTTTAATAATCCTGCAAGCCTCATGGGTGATCAAAACAAATCCGAACTCAAGGTCATCTTTCTGACCGTCTTTTTGTACCTGGTCGGTTTTGGCGTCATTATTCCGCTTTTGCCCATGCTGAGCCGCGACCTTGGTGCCACTTCTTTCGAGCTGGGATTGCTGATGGCGATCTACAGTTTGAATCAGTTTTTGTTCTCGCCCTTCTGGGGTGCGCTGTCGGATCGCGTGGGGCGTCGACGCGTCCTGCTGACCTGTCTGGGACTTGAGGTCTTCTGCTACATCATCTTCGCGTTCGCGCGCAGCGTGGAAATGCTGATCGTCGCGCGCGGACTCGCGGGTTTTTTCGGCGCGAGCCTTTCCACCGCTTCGGCCGCAGTGTCCGACGTGACCAGCGAGAAGGAGCGATCGAAAGGCATGGCGCTGATCGGCGCGGCTTTCGGTTTGGGTTTCATCTTCGGACCGGCTCTTGGCGGAGGATTGTCGCTCTGGGGTTCGAAGATTTCGAGCGAGCCCTATTTCGCCTCGACCTTCACGCTTTTAGGCGTGGCGGTTTTGTGTTTGGTCAATTTTTTGATGGCTTTACGTTACTTGAAAGAAACGCGAGTTCCGGCCGAGCTTGAGGCCACCGCGCGGGATGAGCGTCCCGGCTGGCGTCGTGGATTACTGGCGCTGATCGACAAAGTCGGGGCGATGCGGACCGCGCTCGGCAAGCCCGTGATCGGGACTTTGGTCTTGAGTTTCGCACTGGCGTCGATCGCGATGTCCACCATGGAATCCACGCTCGCGCTCTACGTGGCGGATCATTTCGGGTGGGGGCTTTTTGAAATCAGTCTGGGCTTCGTTTACATCGGCGTGCTCGCGACGGTGATGCAAGGTTATCTGGTGCGCAAACTGCTTCCCCGTTACGGCGAAAAGCTGCTCTTGCGCGTCGGACTTTTCTTGCTCGCTTTGAGTTTAGGATTGATCGGTGTCGCGGACGAGCTTTGGATTCTGGGTGTCGCGATGACGATCTTGCCTTTCGGTCAGGGCCTCGTGAATCCGTCGGTTCTGGGGAGCGTCAGTTTGCTCGCGGGTAAACACGAGCAGGGGCGCATCTTGGGAACCGCGCAGGGATTTTCGGCGCTCGGTCGCATCGTGGGGCCGTTGGTCGGCGGTTGGAGTTACGCGCGTCTGTCGCACTCTGCACCGTACTACATCGCGGCGGCGACGGCGCTGGTCGCGTGCGTGCTGATCGTCGCGCTCGGTTCGCGGGTGCCTTCGACGGGAAAGGCGGACGCCTAATGCCTCTCGGACTTTTTCAGTTTTTGAATCTGCTTCGTCAGCGCGTTCACTTTTTCGTTTTCGCCTGGGCGTCTTTCGATGGCTTGGACATCAAGGGCATGGAGAAGATGCACCTCGATCACATCGTGGTCCCGATGACCGGCGAGCCCGACCTCGGCGCGTTGAAAACAAGCATGCGTGAGTTGAAACTCGAACCTGCGGCGCCGATTTTACTGATCGATGGCGACGGTGTTCGTGCGCGTGAGATCGCGCAGGCCCTGGACGAAGAAAGTTACATCAATGTGTTCTACGCCCTCGACGGCGTGAGCGGTTTCCTCTCGGAAAAACAAGCGTCCTTGCAATAAGGAACCGCAATCTTGAGAGTGTCTTGAACGTCTGTCGGCACGCGTTTCGTCCTAAGTCTGGTTCGGCTTGAGGAGGGCTTGCGCGGGTCTGTTGGTTGACACCAGAATGAGCTTTGTTCAAGGAGGACACTGATGAAATTGGCACTGCGTGGACTGGCGTTGGGATTGGCTTTGACGACCGCGGCTTGCAGCGGCGGTGGTGGTGGAGGCGGCGGTTCGAGTTCGACTCGCAAAGGCACGGGTTATCTGAAGGTGGATTTGCCTCAGATGACGGGCGCGAGCTCGGCGGTCGTGGCTTCGTCGATCGGCACGATGAGTTTGCCATGGGCGGAGTCGGCGTCGTCGGGAACTCCTGCTCTGACCCTGAAGCAACTGGTGACCAATACGAACCAAGGTGAGAACTGCGTCGGGATCGTGGAAAGCATTCCCTTCTTGGTCTGCATGGTGGAATCCATGGGGATCAATAAGCCCGGAACTTATTCCGGAACCCTCGGCGGTGTGACCTTGACGGCGGTCGTGGCCGAACTTTCCGCCGACCCGAATGGTTATGACATCGAAGCCGTGGTTACAAAAAGCGGGAAAGACATTTTTAACTACAAAGCAAACACCGCGGGAACCAAAGGTGAGATCCGCTACGAGCTGATCGAGTTCTTCGACGTCATGGGCGTTCCGGCGAACGCGGACGAAGTGCAAGAGCGGGCGAATATCGTGAAGTGGGATAACACGGATTCCGCAAATGCCATTGTCGAGACCTGGGAAGAGTACCACTCTGTCTATATGAACACCACCACGACGAAATGGGTCGCTCATATGAAGGCTCTCGTCGATGAGGACAATGGGATCGCCGATATCGTGCAGAAGCAGTCTTCGCATGGCTATTACAGCGCCATTACCGAGTCGCGTTTGCGTACGACGATTTTCCAAACTCGGTTCAAGGGATCGCACATCATCGAGGCTTTTGCGGTCTGCGACGAAGGGGGCGCCACCGCCGGGGCCGTCGTTTTGGGCACGAACTGTTGGGACTTCGACACGAATACGGGCGTCGACAATCCGTCGAGTCCCACGCGCAATTGGCGCATGGGGAACCCCGCGGAAACCGGATTCAGTGGCTCCGCTCCGGGAGTCCTGGTCGGTGGAACATGGAACGACACCTCGGGATTCTCGTTATTGGAGTCGAAGACTCTGACCCCGTCGATACCCGTCACCAGCGATCCGAATACGCCCGGGAATCTCGTGGACGGAAATCAAACTTGGTCCAGCACGGCGTTTGCGGATAGCACATTGACGGACCTCGTCTCCGCTCAACGTGGCGGAAGTCATGCCTTCACTTTGTCGGTGGGAACGACGCAATCGGGAGAGACCGGAAATTCCGTCGCGAAGCTCGTGCAAGATGTCCAAACCATGTCCTTCGCAACAATGGACGCACTGATCAGCGGCAAGTAAGTAAAGGTCGCCGCTCACGTCTTGAAACGCGTCGCATGACGAAAGGTACCTTCTTCCTATTGGTTTCGCAGGTGCGCCACTGGCCGTGCGCAACCAATAGGAAGAAGGTACCTTTTTTATTCCAGAGCCGCGCGGATGGCGCTTTCGTCCAGCGACGCGGGGAGAGCCAAGCTTTTCTGCTTCGACGTCGCGCCGGCGACGATTTCCAGGTCTGCTTGGCGGACGCCCAGACGCTTCGCTAGAAAGCGCACGAGCTCTTCGTTCGCGGCGCCATCGACGGGCGGAGCCTTCACTTTGATCTTCAGCCGATCGCCGTGAACACCCACGATTTCATTATTGGAAGCTTGAGGCTGAATTTGCACGGCGAGCACCCAGCCGCGTTTCGTCGATTTCAGGAAGGGCATACGCAAAGGTAGCTTCTTCCCGATAGTTTCGCACCTGCGAAACTATCGGGAAGAAGCTACCTTTTGTCATGCGACGCGTTTCAAGAAGTAAGCGGCTGGGCGCCCCCGGCTACCTTTTACCCGGCGGACAGAGGCGAGATTTCGGTGATCTTGGTTTCGTCGATGCTCGCGCGGGGGAGGCCGAAGGCGGGTTGAGTCTTTTCGCCCTGCTCGAGGATCGTGAGGTGCGCTTGGACCAGGCCCTTGAGGTTTGCTTCGAACTGCAGGCGCGCGCGTTTCAGATCCGAGATTTCGCCGTAGATCTTCTTCAGCGAGTCACGTGAGTCACGGGTGATGATTTCGGCTTTCTGTTGGGCGTCGGCGATGATGAGTTTCGCTTCGCGCTCGGCGTCTACGCGCAAGCGCTCGGACATTTGCGATGCGGTTTGGATGGTCGATTGCAACAGACGATCGCGCTCGCGGGTTTCGGCGAAGGCGATTTCTTTTTCGCGAACGGCCTCACGCAGTTGGTTGCGTTCGAGGACCAGGGCTTCCATTTCCGTGGCGACGATTTGCAGGAATTCGATCACTTCTTCTTCGTTCAGTCCGAACATGCTGCGACCGAATTGGCGATGACGGATGTCGATCGGCGTCAGTTTCATGGCTTCCTCCTTGAAGCGCGAGATCTTAGGCGACGCCTTCAGGATAACCTTTAGTTGGAACTCTTCGCAAGTTCGCGGTTACGGAGGGCGGCTTTCTCGAAACTGTAGCGAAGCGCCCGTTCGATTTCGAATTCCCTCATGGAATCAAGACCTGCGGCCGTGACGCCCTTCTTCGAGGTGACCCGGCTTTGCAGCTCTTCAAGACCTAGGTCGTGATTTTGCGCCGCCAGCTGGGCCGCGCCCAGAAAGGTTTCCACGACCATGCGACGGGCGTCGGCCTCTTCGAAGCCGCGCTCGAGGATCCAATCATGGAAGTAAGACATGAACTCGAAAACGAAGCCTGTTCCCGACGAGCACGAAACCATCAGCGCTTCGAGTTGCTCCTCATCGGTGCATTGGAAAACCGCGCCCAGCGGGCTGAGTAGGTCCTCGACGATGACCTGCAGACCGCGATCTTTTTCTTTATCCGACATCAAGTAACCGACCACGCCACGCTGGATGACGGACGGAGTATTCGGCATCGCGCGCACGACGCGTGCTTGGGGAATTTTCTTTTGCAGGTCGTGTAAAGTCAGGCCGGCGGCCAAGCTGACCACGATCTGCTTTTCGTGAAAGCTCGAGACAAAGGGATCAATCGCCGAACTGAAATCCTGGGGCTTCACCGCGATCACGATGATGTCGCAATTGTCGATGACCTGCTCGTTGATCTGCGCGGCGGTGATGCCCCAGTTCTCGACGGCTTTTTGCAGTTTTCCCGGAGAGCGGTTCGAGGCGTGAATGTGCGTGGGGTTCAGGGTTTTGGTGTCGACCAGGGCCTTGACCATCGCTTGCGCCATGTTGCCTACACCGATGAAACCGACTTTGTACGGAAAGGCCATTCCGAAATTCCCCTTGTTGAAATTCCAATCAGTCTATCGCCAACCGCAAAACGATTCACTGCGCGGCGCGAGAGCGCTCGCCGAAAAGGATCGAGCCCAAACGAACCCAGGTCGCCCCTTCTTCGATCGCCACCCGGAAATCCGCGCTGGTGCCCATGGAGAGCTGATTCGCCTCGACGGCATCGCGCTGGATCTGTCGGCCCAACTCCGCGAGTTCCCGAAAAAGCGGGCGATTGGTTTCGGCGTCGTTTTGGAGAGGAGGCATCGTCATCAGACCGCGAATTTCGAGTCCCGCCAGACGGCGCAACTCGGACCACGCGCTCTCGAAATCCGCGCGGCCGAATCCGGATTTGGAGTCTTCTCCGCCCACGTTGACTTGGAAAAGAACGGGTTGGCGTCGGGATTCCGCCAGCGCGGATTGAGAGATTTTTTCCGCCAATTTCAGTGAGTCGACCGAATGAATCAGTGAAAAGTTCGACTTCAAGAATTTCACTTTGTTCGACTGCAATGAGCCGATCAGATGCCAGCGGAGTTTCATTGCCGAGAGCTCTTCGATTTTTGCCAGTGCTTCTTGGATGTAGTTTTCGCCGAAGTCGACATGGCCACGTGCCGCCGCGAGCGCGCGAATTTTTTCCGTCGGCTGCAATTTCGAAACGGCGACGACGCCGACGTGCGCGGGAATTTGCGACCAGTCGAAACTCATGGATTCCGCCTTAAGGCCCACTGTGGCAGCGGAGCGGGCGTCGCGGTCGGCGTGACGCCGAACCACCGCGCGAGATTTCCGACCAAACTTTCCATCGGGAGTCCGACGACGTTCGTGTAAGAACCGCGAACCGCGTCGACGAAATCGCCGCCGCCGCCCTGAATGCCGTAACTGCCGGCCTTGTCCAGGGGATGTCCGGACTTCACGTAGTCCTGAATTTCGCGCTCAGAAAGTGAACGAAATGCGACCTCGGTCGTCTCAATCCAAGATTTTGGAATTTTCGAATTTTCGTCCAGAAGGCAGACAGAGGTCTTGACCAAGTGGGTCCGGCCCGAGAGGGAAATCAGCGTCGCGATCGCGTCCGCGGCGCTTTCGGGCTTTCCTAATGGCCTCTCGTCGAGGACGACCATCGTATCGGCCGCGATGACCAGTCTGGACCCACCTTGGGTCCTGTCTAACGACTGGACGGAAGCCCGGGCTTTCCGGACGGCGATGTCTAAAATCTGCTCATCCACAGTCAGGTTTTCCTCAAGAGTTTCCGATATTTTAGAGGGATGGACCTGAAATTTGAAACCGGCATTTGTGAGCAGTTCACGACGTCTTGGAGATTCCGAGGCGAGGACGAGTTCATACATGCAGCTCGAGTTCATCACAGGTTTTTGGAAATGGGGAGAGAATGTTAAACCCAGATGTGATTCTCTACATGGCCATGGGACTGAGTTTCGTGTCGGTGTACTTCGTCACGCAGGCTTTGCTGACGAACAACACCGATAAGCAAATTCTGTCTTGGGCGAATGGCAGTGAGCCGCAGAAGTCCTCGTCGGCACTGATCAATTGGTCGCGTCCGTTGGTTCACCAATTCACATTGCAGCACGCCGCGCGCGTGAAGAGCCCCTCGTATCGCAAGAAGCTTGAACGCCTGATCATGACCGCGGGCTTGTCGCGCGAATTGAACGTCGATGAGTTCATCGGCCTGAAAATTTTCTGGGGCTTCGGTTTGCCGGGATTCCTGATCGTGTTCAACTTCGCCTTCGGATTGGGCATCGGCTGGCCGGTCTTCGTGGTCGCGATCGCGCTGGGCTGGCAGTTCCCGGATATGTACGCGAAGAGCCAGAAGAAAAAACGCGAGCTTTCGGCTCGCGCGGATCTGCCTTTCTTCGCGGACCTCTTGGCGTTGTCGACCGAGGCCGGACTTGATTTCATCTCGGCGATGCAGCGGATCGTGGACAAGGCCGAAGGCAGCGTCCTCGGCGACGAGCTGGGCATCGTGCTGAAAGATATCAAACTCGGTGCTTCGCGGATGGACGCCCTTCGCGGATTGGCGAAGCGCCTGGACATTCCCGAGATCATGAGCTTCGTCGCGGTCCTGGTCGACGCCGACGCGACGGGCGCCAGCATCTCGCAAGTTTTGAAAGACCAATCGGTGCAAATCCGTCTGGAGCGTTTCGTCCGCGCCGAGAAGGCCGGGGCCCGCGCTTCGCAGCTGATGTTGATCCCGCTGATCTTTTTCATCTTGCCGGCGGTCTTCATCGTCGTCTTCGGTCCGGTCATCGTGAACTTCACGCGGGGGACGTTCTAATGGCGAAGCTCTTGCGTGCGGATAACCAGCAACTTTTGATCCCGAACTTGCGGGTCGCGGATTCGTTCGCGACGCGGTTGCGTGGTTTGTTGGGTACGCGGGAGTTGCCCGTCGGTGAAGCGTTGTGGATTCATCAGTGCAATTCGATTCATACCTTCTTCATGCGCTATCCGATCGATTGCGTTTTCTTGGATCGCGACATGGTCGTGAAAAGTATCAAAAGCGACGTGCGTCCGGGACGTATCGTCTGGCCGCAGTGGGGAGCCACCACCGTGGTCGAAATGAAGTCGGGAGTTGCGGTCGGAACATTGGGACTTCGGAAAGGGGAAAAACTGCATGTGGGCGCTTAGAATTCTGAACGGTCCGCAAGCGGGACAGATTTTCCCGCTGGAGCCTGGAAAACTGAAGTTGGGTCGCGCGCAAAGCTGTCAGATTCAGCTGAACGCGGCGGGCATTTCGAAAGAACACTTCGAAGTGTCGGTTCTGCCGGACAAGGTGCTGATCACGGATTTGCGTTCGTCGAACGGGACATTCTTGAACGGCGTGCGCATCCAAGGTGGATTCCTGAATATCGGCGACAAAGTCATGGTGAACCAAGTCATCTTGGACGTCGTCCTTATGCAGGAACGTCCGCAGGGTCAGACTTTGCGCCCCGTGGATTCGAACTTGCCGGTTCCGATGGGTTCGGGGGTTCCGCAGATCGGTGGCCAGCCCCCGGGTGGGATGGTGCCGGGCACGCCCATGGGCCAGGACGGATTCGGACACTATAATAATGGAGTGGTTCCGAGCCCCGTCGTCCATAGACCGCCCGCGAGCTTCGGCGGTTTCCTGGAGTACAAGAGCTACCAGTTCAACGAATATATGGATACGACGGTCCTGCCCGGAGTTTACAAGCTCCCGCAGACGTTCGAGTTCCGTTTCGTTTTGATGGGTTTCGTCGGCGTGTTCATCCTGGCGGTGACGCTGCTTTCGATGATCCCGCTGTACCAAGTGACTTCCGAGAGCGTGAATATCGAAAGTCAGCGTCGCGCGCTGACGGTCGCGCGCGCGCTCAGCGAGATCAATCAACGCGTTCTGCGGAGCGGGGACTTCTCGGGTTTCCGCACCGATATGGTCATGAAGGAAGAAGGCATCGAGGACGCCTACGTCGTCGCGGCCGATGGCAAGATCTTGGCGCCGCCCGAGCGCGTGGGATTGACGCCGAAAGAAGCGGGCTTCATGAGCAAGATCAAGCGCTCGACCCAAGAGATGACGGACTCGTCATTGGACGGCCGCGTGGTGGCGTCGGTCCCCGTCGTCGCGTTCGACGCGGAACTGCAGCAAAACGTCGCGAAGGCTTACGCGGTGATCGTTTACAATCCCGGTAACCTGACGTTCGACGACCAACGTGCGTTCAGCCTGTTCGTGCAGGTTTTCACGCTGGCGATCATCGTGGGGGCGGCGCTGTTCTTCTTCCTTTATAAGATGATTCAGTATCCCTACGCGCGTCTGCACATGGCGCTCGATGAGGCGATGCGTGACGGTAACGATCAGATCCAGATCGAGTTCCAGTTCGCGGCTTTGCAAAATTTGATGACTTCGATCAACAGCCTGCTGGCCCGTGTGGCGGCGGGGAACCAGAACGAACACATGTCCGTGGGTAAAGGATCTCGCGACGGTGAGATCGCGAATCTGATGCAGTTGATCGGTTACCCGAGCATCTTGATTTCACGCGAAGGCATGATCGCGCGGGTCAGCCCGACGTTCTCGCAGTTGACGCAAATCGCGGAAGAACGTTTGGTCGGCGCGAAGATCAATGACATTCCCGATCCGGCGATGCAGCAGAACTTCAATCACCTCATGAGTCAATCGCAGATGAATATGTCGTCGATCAGCTCAGATACTTTGGACATCGGTGGACACAACTTCATGTTGAACTGTCAGGCGCTCGCGAACGCGCAGGGCGATATCGAATATTTCTTGATTACCGTCACTCCGGTTGAAGGTCAGGAGGGAGCCGCGTGAGTGCTGCCCCGTCTTTGAACTCCGCTTTGAGCGTGACGATCGAAATCGTCCGCGGCCCGCACAAGGGTTTCGTGCAGACCTTCCAGCAGAACAAGTGGACGGCCGGCCGGGGACCCGAGAACGATCTCGTGCTGGCGCAGGACTTGAAGGTCAGTCGCAATCACGTCGAGGTGCAATGTACCGGCGCGCAGGTCTTCGTGCGCAATACGAGTCAGAAGAACATCATGATGATCGATGGTCTGCTCGCGATCGAGACCATCATGAAGCCGGAAAGCGTCGTGCAGATTGGCGAGACTTACATTCGTTTCAAATTCGACCGGCCCGTCGAGAAAACGCCCCTGAAGGCGGTGCCGAATCCGCAAGTGACGAAAATGCCGGCGGTGACGGGAGTCGGCGCGGCGGTGCCCGCCGGCGGCGGAGTTTCGCGAGCGGTCGGAATGCCGGGAAATCCAAGTGCGGGCGCGGTCGGGTTTCCGGCGCCGGCGAATGGATTTCCGGGACGTCCGAAGCCGCCGCCCGAAGTGGAATTGCCTTTGTTCTCGCATCCGCGATTCCGCTTCTATTCGATGATCGCGGTCGTCGGCGTGGTGGTTTTGTGGTTTTTGAACGGGGAAGTGATCAACAAACCGGCGGAGAAGATCCGCGGGTCGGTGACGGTGACGGAGGATATGGCGAAATCCGAGGATGAGTTGAAAGCCATTCGTGAGTCCATGGCGAAAAAGGGCGTCGACACGCCCCAGTTCCGCCTGGCCGAGGCCCAGTTCATCCGCGGATTTCGTGACTATCAAAACGGGCAGTACGCA encodes:
- a CDS encoding MFS transporter; the encoded protein is MGLFNNPASLMGDQNKSELKVIFLTVFLYLVGFGVIIPLLPMLSRDLGATSFELGLLMAIYSLNQFLFSPFWGALSDRVGRRRVLLTCLGLEVFCYIIFAFARSVEMLIVARGLAGFFGASLSTASAAVSDVTSEKERSKGMALIGAAFGLGFIFGPALGGGLSLWGSKISSEPYFASTFTLLGVAVLCLVNFLMALRYLKETRVPAELEATARDERPGWRRGLLALIDKVGAMRTALGKPVIGTLVLSFALASIAMSTMESTLALYVADHFGWGLFEISLGFVYIGVLATVMQGYLVRKLLPRYGEKLLLRVGLFLLALSLGLIGVADELWILGVAMTILPFGQGLVNPSVLGSVSLLAGKHEQGRILGTAQGFSALGRIVGPLVGGWSYARLSHSAPYYIAAATALVACVLIVALGSRVPSTGKADA
- a CDS encoding type II secretion system F family protein produces the protein MLNPDVILYMAMGLSFVSVYFVTQALLTNNTDKQILSWANGSEPQKSSSALINWSRPLVHQFTLQHAARVKSPSYRKKLERLIMTAGLSRELNVDEFIGLKIFWGFGLPGFLIVFNFAFGLGIGWPVFVVAIALGWQFPDMYAKSQKKKRELSARADLPFFADLLALSTEAGLDFISAMQRIVDKAEGSVLGDELGIVLKDIKLGASRMDALRGLAKRLDIPEIMSFVAVLVDADATGASISQVLKDQSVQIRLERFVRAEKAGARASQLMLIPLIFFILPAVFIVVFGPVIVNFTRGTF
- a CDS encoding YggU family protein, whose protein sequence is MPFLKSTKRGWVLAVQIQPQASNNEIVGVHGDRLKIKVKAPPVDGAANEELVRFLAKRLGVRQADLEIVAGATSKQKSLALPASLDESAIRAALE
- a CDS encoding pyrroline-5-carboxylate reductase produces the protein MAFPYKVGFIGVGNMAQAMVKALVDTKTLNPTHIHASNRSPGKLQKAVENWGITAAQINEQVIDNCDIIVIAVKPQDFSSAIDPFVSSFHEKQIVVSLAAGLTLHDLQKKIPQARVVRAMPNTPSVIQRGVVGYLMSDKEKDRGLQVIVEDLLSPLGAVFQCTDEEQLEALMVSCSSGTGFVFEFMSYFHDWILERGFEEADARRMVVETFLGAAQLAAQNHDLGLEELQSRVTSKKGVTAAGLDSMREFEIERALRYSFEKAALRNRELAKSSN
- a CDS encoding FHA domain-containing protein; translation: MWALRILNGPQAGQIFPLEPGKLKLGRAQSCQIQLNAAGISKEHFEVSVLPDKVLITDLRSSNGTFLNGVRIQGGFLNIGDKVMVNQVILDVVLMQERPQGQTLRPVDSNLPVPMGSGVPQIGGQPPGGMVPGTPMGQDGFGHYNNGVVPSPVVHRPPASFGGFLEYKSYQFNEYMDTTVLPGVYKLPQTFEFRFVLMGFVGVFILAVTLLSMIPLYQVTSESVNIESQRRALTVARALSEINQRVLRSGDFSGFRTDMVMKEEGIEDAYVVAADGKILAPPERVGLTPKEAGFMSKIKRSTQEMTDSSLDGRVVASVPVVAFDAELQQNVAKAYAVIVYNPGNLTFDDQRAFSLFVQVFTLAIIVGAALFFFLYKMIQYPYARLHMALDEAMRDGNDQIQIEFQFAALQNLMTSINSLLARVAAGNQNEHMSVGKGSRDGEIANLMQLIGYPSILISREGMIARVSPTFSQLTQIAEERLVGAKINDIPDPAMQQNFNHLMSQSQMNMSSISSDTLDIGGHNFMLNCQALANAQGDIEYFLITVTPVEGQEGAA
- the maf gene encoding septum formation protein Maf, coding for MNSSCMYELVLASESPRRRELLTNAGFKFQVHPSKISETLEENLTVDEQILDIAVRKARASVQSLDRTQGGSRLVIAADTMVVLDERPLGKPESAADAIATLISLSGRTHLVKTSVCLLDENSKIPKSWIETTEVAFRSLSEREIQDYVKSGHPLDKAGSYGIQGGGGDFVDAVRGSYTNVVGLPMESLVGNLARWFGVTPTATPAPLPQWALRRNP
- a CDS encoding FHA domain-containing protein; protein product: MSAAPSLNSALSVTIEIVRGPHKGFVQTFQQNKWTAGRGPENDLVLAQDLKVSRNHVEVQCTGAQVFVRNTSQKNIMMIDGLLAIETIMKPESVVQIGETYIRFKFDRPVEKTPLKAVPNPQVTKMPAVTGVGAAVPAGGGVSRAVGMPGNPSAGAVGFPAPANGFPGRPKPPPEVELPLFSHPRFRFYSMIAVVGVVVLWFLNGEVINKPAEKIRGSVTVTEDMAKSEDELKAIRESMAKKGVDTPQFRLAEAQFIRGFRDYQNGQYARAMEAFQSARSFYPEHELATHYWTLAKRKQDERVQIYMIQGRRYKGVQNYRLCRSAFATVVKMVKNDKDPIYQEALRFHDECALKEIQK
- a CDS encoding rhodanese-like domain-containing protein, yielding MPLGLFQFLNLLRQRVHFFVFAWASFDGLDIKGMEKMHLDHIVVPMTGEPDLGALKTSMRELKLEPAAPILLIDGDGVRAREIAQALDEESYINVFYALDGVSGFLSEKQASLQ
- a CDS encoding DUF192 domain-containing protein; the encoded protein is MAKLLRADNQQLLIPNLRVADSFATRLRGLLGTRELPVGEALWIHQCNSIHTFFMRYPIDCVFLDRDMVVKSIKSDVRPGRIVWPQWGATTVVEMKSGVAVGTLGLRKGEKLHVGA
- a CDS encoding YggS family pyridoxal phosphate-dependent enzyme; amino-acid sequence: MSFDWSQIPAHVGVVAVSKLQPTEKIRALAAARGHVDFGENYIQEALAKIEELSAMKLRWHLIGSLQSNKVKFLKSNFSLIHSVDSLKLAEKISQSALAESRRQPVLFQVNVGGEDSKSGFGRADFESAWSELRRLAGLEIRGLMTMPPLQNDAETNRPLFRELAELGRQIQRDAVEANQLSMGTSADFRVAIEEGATWVRLGSILFGERSRAAQ
- a CDS encoding DivIVA domain-containing protein — translated: MKLTPIDIRHRQFGRSMFGLNEEEVIEFLQIVATEMEALVLERNQLREAVREKEIAFAETRERDRLLQSTIQTASQMSERLRVDAEREAKLIIADAQQKAEIITRDSRDSLKKIYGEISDLKRARLQFEANLKGLVQAHLTILEQGEKTQPAFGLPRASIDETKITEISPLSAG